From a single Schistosoma mansoni strain Puerto Rico chromosome 4, complete genome genomic region:
- a CDS encoding putative alpha tubulin, with product MRECISVHVGQAGVQMGNACWELYCLEHGIQPDGQMPSDKTIGGGDDSFNTFFSETGAGKHVPRAVFVDLEPTVVDEVRTGTYRQLFHPEQLITGKEDAANNYARGHYTIGKEIVDLVLDRIRKLADQCTGLQGFLIFHSFGGGTGSGFTSLLMERLSVDYGKKSKLEFAVYPAPQIATAVVEPYNSILTTHTTLEHSDCAFMVDNEAIYDICRRNLDIERPTYTNLNRLIGQIVSSITASLRFDGALNVDLTEFQTNLVPYPRIHFPLATYAPVISAEKAYHEQLSVAEITNACFEPANQMVKCDPRHGKYMACCMLYRGDVVPKDVNAAIATIKTKRTIQFVDWCPTGFKVGINYQPPTVVPGGDLAKVQRAVCMLSNTTAIAEAWARLDHKFDLMYAKRAFVHWYVGEGMEEGEFSEAREDLAALEKDYEEVGVDSVDGEGEGEGEEY from the exons ATG CGTGAATGTATCAGTGTACATGTTGGTCAAGCTGGTGTACAAATGGGAAATGCTTGTTGGGAGTTGTATTGTTTAGAACATGGTATTCAACCTGATGGACAGATGCCAAGTGATAAAACTATTGGAGGTGGTGATGACTCGTTCAATACATTCTTCAGTGAGACAGGAGCTGGAAAACATGTGCCACGAGCTGTTTTCGTAGATTTAGAACCAACTGTAGTAGATGAAGTGCGAACTGGAACTTATCGTCAACTTTTCCATCCAGAACAATTAATAACTGGTAAGGAGGATGCTGCTAATAACTATGCTCGCGGTCATTATACAATTGGGAAAGAAATAGTGGACTTAGTTTTGGATCGTATTCGCAAGTTGGCTGACCAGTGTACTGGACTTCAAGGGTTTCTGATTTTCCATTCATTTGGCGGTGGTACTGGTTCTGGGTTCACATCTTTACTGATGGAACGTTTGAGTGTGGATTATGGCAAAAAATCGAAATTGGAGTTTGCTGTGTATCCTGCACCACAGATTGCTACAGCTGTGGTTGAACCATATAATTCCATTTTGACTACACATACAACATTAGAACATTCTGACTGTGCTTTCATGGTTGACAACGAGGCCATTTATGATATTTGTCG ACGGAATCTAGATATAGAGCGTCCAACCTACACAAATTTAAATCGTCTAATTGGTCAGATAGTGAGTTCCATTACTGCATCACTGCGCTTCGATGGTGCGCTAAATGTGGATTTGACGGAATTCCAAACTAATCTGGTACCTTATCCTCGTATCCACTTCCCGTTGGCTACCTATGCACCAGTAATTTCAGCTGAGAAGGCTTACCACGAGCAGTTAAGCGTTGCAGAAATCACAAATGCATGCTTCGAACCAGCAAATCAGATGGTGAAATGTGACCCTCGTCACGGCAAATATATGGCGTGCTGTATGTTATATCGTGGTGATGTTGTCCCCAAGGATGTCAACGCTGCCATAGCAACAATAAAAACTAAACGTACTATCCAGTTTGTGGATTGGTGTCCAACAGGTTTCAAGGTAGGTATAAACTACCAACCACCAACAGTTGTTCCTGGCGGTGATTTGGCAAAAGTTCAACGTGCTGTCTGTATGTTGAGTAATACAACCGCAATAGCCGAAGCTTGGGCGCGTCTAGATCATAAATTTGATTTGATGTACGCAAAACGTGCGTTTGTACACTGGTATGTTGGTGAAGGTATGGAAGAGGGTGAATTCTCTGAGGCTCGTGAAGATCTGGCCGCACTTGAGAAAGATTACGAGGAGGTCGGTGTTGACAGCGTTGATGGCGAGGGCGAAGGGGAAGGTGAAGAGTATTAG
- a CDS encoding putative alpha tubulin, producing MGNACWELYCLEHGIQPDGQMPSDKTIGGGDDSFNTFFSETGAGKHVPRAVFVDLEPTVVDEVRTGTYRQLFHPEQLITGKEDAANNYARGHYTIGKEIVDLVLDRIRKLADQCTGLQGFLIFHSFGGGTGSGFTSLLMERLSVDYGKKSKLEFAVYPAPQIATAVVEPYNSILTTHTTLEHSDCAFMVDNEAIYDICRRNLDIERPTYTNLNRLIGQIVSSITASLRFDGALNVDLTEFQTNLVPYPRIHFPLATYAPVISAEKAYHEQLSVAEITNACFEPANQMVKCDPRHGKYMACCMLYRGDVVPKDVNAAIATIKTKRTIQFVDWCPTGFKVGINYQPPTVVPGGDLAKVQRAVCMLSNTTAIAEAWARLDHKFDLMYAKRAFVHWYVGEGMEEGEFSEAREDLAALEKDYEEVGVDSVDGEGEGEGEEY from the exons ATGGGAAATGCTTGTTGGGAGTTGTATTGTTTAGAACATGGTATTCAACCTGATGGACAGATGCCAAGTGATAAAACTATTGGAGGTGGTGATGACTCGTTCAATACATTCTTCAGTGAGACAGGAGCTGGAAAACATGTGCCACGAGCTGTTTTCGTAGATTTAGAACCAACTGTAGTAGATGAAGTGCGAACTGGAACTTATCGTCAACTTTTCCATCCAGAACAATTAATAACTGGTAAGGAGGATGCTGCTAATAACTATGCTCGCGGTCATTATACAATTGGGAAAGAAATAGTGGACTTAGTTTTGGATCGTATTCGCAAGTTGGCTGACCAGTGTACTGGACTTCAAGGGTTTCTGATTTTCCATTCATTTGGCGGTGGTACTGGTTCTGGGTTCACATCTTTACTGATGGAACGTTTGAGTGTGGATTATGGCAAAAAATCGAAATTGGAGTTTGCTGTGTATCCTGCACCACAGATTGCTACAGCTGTGGTTGAACCATATAATTCCATTTTGACTACACATACAACATTAGAACATTCTGACTGTGCTTTCATGGTTGACAACGAGGCCATTTATGATATTTGTCG ACGGAATCTAGATATAGAGCGTCCAACCTACACAAATTTAAATCGTCTAATTGGTCAGATAGTGAGTTCCATTACTGCATCACTGCGCTTCGATGGTGCGCTAAATGTGGATTTGACGGAATTCCAAACTAATCTGGTACCTTATCCTCGTATCCACTTCCCGTTGGCTACCTATGCACCAGTAATTTCAGCTGAGAAGGCTTACCACGAGCAGTTAAGCGTTGCAGAAATCACAAATGCATGCTTCGAACCAGCAAATCAGATGGTGAAATGTGACCCTCGTCACGGCAAATATATGGCGTGCTGTATGTTATATCGTGGTGATGTTGTCCCCAAGGATGTCAACGCTGCCATAGCAACAATAAAAACTAAACGTACTATCCAGTTTGTGGATTGGTGTCCAACAGGTTTCAAGGTAGGTATAAACTACCAACCACCAACAGTTGTTCCTGGCGGTGATTTGGCAAAAGTTCAACGTGCTGTCTGTATGTTGAGTAATACAACCGCAATAGCCGAAGCTTGGGCGCGTCTAGATCATAAATTTGATTTGATGTACGCAAAACGTGCGTTTGTACACTGGTATGTTGGTGAAGGTATGGAAGAGGGTGAATTCTCTGAGGCTCGTGAAGATCTGGCCGCACTTGAGAAAGATTACGAGGAGGTCGGTGTTGACAGCGTTGATGGCGAGGGCGAAGGGGAAGGTGAAGAGTATTAG